Proteins found in one Vulpes vulpes isolate BD-2025 chromosome 13, VulVul3, whole genome shotgun sequence genomic segment:
- the LOC112918744 gene encoding large ribosomal subunit protein eL42-like, which produces MVNVPKTHRTFCKKCGKHQPHKVTQYKKGKDSLYAQGKRRYDRKQSGYGGQTKPIFRKKAKTTKKIVLRLECVEPNCRSKRMLAIKRCKHFELGGDKKRKGQVIQF; this is translated from the coding sequence ATGGTGAATGTTCCTAAAACCCACCGGACTTTCTGCAAGAAGTGTGGTAAGCACCAACCCCACAAAGTGACACAATACAAGAAAGGCAAAGATTCTCTTTACGCCCAGGGAAAGCGGCGTTATGACCGGAAGCAGAGTGGCTATGGTGGGCAGACTAAGCCGATCTTCCGGAAAAAGGCTAAAACTACAAAGAAGATTGTGCTGAGGCTTGAATGTGTTGAGCCCAACTGCAGATCGAAGAGAATGCTGGCTATTAAGAGATGCAAGCATTTTGAACTGGGAGGagataagaaaagaaagggcCAAGTGATCCAGTTCTAA